From a region of the Stenotrophomonas sp. BIO128-Bstrain genome:
- a CDS encoding MFS transporter has translation MSTSTAATRAPSMHWGLLVAASAILMVTMGVRQTSGLYVDPIHRGTGVSIVEISFALAIGQFVWGAVQPVFGAVADQRGALPVLIVGALLLAAGLLLAPLLTSPLGMTFTLGLLMAAGAGAGSFSVLIGATAHRLPAEKRSFAAGLINAGGSLGQFVFAPLVQWIIGTAGWARAMITMAVITLLSLPLAWPLRRRAGDHAPIAGAADDDGLGAQLRIAARDRSYWYLHLGFFTCGLHIAFLVTHLPGEIALCGLSPTVASSSIALIGLFNVAGSLIVGALGQRYRMKYLLFWMYASRAVMIGIYLVSPPTALTFYLFSAALGFTWLATVPPTAGLVGKLFGPRYLGTLFGLTLLSHQLGGFFGAWLGGLALAHTGNYLWMWYADMGLAVIAALINLPIREARLGCHGLPAPR, from the coding sequence ATGAGTACGTCCACCGCCGCCACGCGTGCCCCCTCCATGCACTGGGGACTGTTGGTCGCCGCCTCGGCGATCCTGATGGTCACCATGGGCGTACGCCAGACCTCCGGCCTGTATGTCGATCCCATCCACCGCGGCACCGGCGTCAGCATCGTCGAGATCAGCTTTGCGCTGGCCATCGGCCAGTTTGTCTGGGGCGCGGTGCAACCCGTCTTTGGCGCCGTTGCCGACCAGCGCGGCGCATTGCCCGTGCTCATCGTCGGCGCCCTGCTGCTGGCGGCCGGGCTGCTGCTCGCCCCGCTGCTGACCAGCCCGCTGGGGATGACCTTCACCCTTGGCCTGCTGATGGCCGCCGGTGCCGGAGCCGGCAGCTTCTCGGTCCTGATCGGCGCCACTGCCCACCGTCTTCCGGCCGAAAAGCGATCGTTCGCCGCCGGTCTCATCAATGCGGGCGGCTCGCTGGGCCAGTTCGTGTTCGCGCCGCTGGTCCAATGGATCATCGGCACCGCCGGCTGGGCGCGCGCCATGATCACCATGGCCGTCATCACCCTGCTCTCGCTGCCACTGGCCTGGCCGCTGCGCCGCCGCGCAGGCGACCATGCGCCCATTGCCGGGGCGGCCGACGATGACGGCCTGGGCGCGCAGCTTCGCATCGCCGCCCGCGACCGCAGCTACTGGTACCTGCACCTGGGCTTTTTCACCTGCGGCCTGCACATTGCCTTCCTCGTCACCCATCTGCCAGGCGAGATCGCCCTGTGCGGCCTGTCGCCGACCGTCGCCTCGTCGTCGATCGCCCTGATCGGGCTGTTCAACGTTGCCGGCAGCCTGATCGTCGGCGCCCTCGGCCAGCGCTACCGCATGAAGTACCTGCTGTTCTGGATGTACGCCAGCCGCGCCGTGATGATCGGCATCTATCTCGTCTCGCCGCCGACCGCGCTGACCTTCTACCTCTTCTCCGCCGCGCTCGGCTTCACCTGGCTGGCCACGGTGCCGCCCACCGCCGGCCTGGTCGGCAAGCTGTTCGGCCCGCGCTATCTGGGTACGTTGTTCGGCCTGACCCTGCTTTCGCACCAGTTGGGCGGCTTCTTCGGGGCGTGGCTCGGCGGCCTGGCGCTGGCCCACACCGGCAACTATCTATGGATGTGGTATGCGGACATGGGCCTGGCCGTGATCGCCGCGCTGATCAACCTGCCGATCCGCGAAGCCCGCCTCGGCTGCCACGGCCTCCCTGCGCCGCGCTGA
- a CDS encoding TetR/AcrR family transcriptional regulator — protein sequence MPTQRADAAARRAQILDAADAVFGQHGVNAPLDLVVERAQVGRATLYRNFPDRTALVEALLQRTVNRIARQVQSLGDRDDALFEVLEGMANRIVQSPALSDYWRAVDPDQIPIRAARETIYELLREPIARAVAAGLCRPDLETTDISLISGMLGAALRGKTRDERARLATRALQLLRGGLRGPADGEG from the coding sequence ATGCCTACCCAACGTGCCGATGCGGCGGCCCGCCGCGCCCAGATCCTCGACGCTGCCGATGCCGTGTTCGGCCAGCATGGCGTGAACGCACCGCTGGACCTGGTGGTCGAACGTGCCCAGGTCGGCCGGGCCACGCTGTACCGCAACTTCCCCGACCGCACCGCACTGGTCGAGGCGCTGCTCCAGCGCACCGTCAACCGCATCGCGCGCCAGGTACAGAGCCTGGGCGATCGCGACGACGCGCTGTTCGAGGTGCTCGAAGGCATGGCCAACCGAATCGTCCAGTCGCCCGCGCTGTCGGACTACTGGCGCGCGGTGGATCCCGATCAGATACCGATCCGGGCCGCGCGCGAGACCATCTACGAACTGCTGCGCGAACCGATCGCCCGCGCGGTCGCCGCCGGCCTGTGCCGCCCGGACCTGGAAACGACGGACATTTCACTCATCTCAGGCATGCTGGGAGCCGCGCTGCGTGGCAAGACGCGTGACGAACGCGCCCGGCTGGCCACGCGCGCCCTGCAATTGCTGCGTGGCGGATTGCGGGGGCCTGCCGACGGGGAGGGATGA